The Octadecabacter arcticus 238 genome contains a region encoding:
- a CDS encoding ThuA domain-containing protein, protein MKKAALFAGGWEGHDPTAFADWCANLLRVEGFEVDVYNTLTPLADPDTLSDVDLIVPIWSSARSGHKIEFGNMTKPEEDGLLKLVAAGCGIGGWHGHMGDAFRDRPTYHFLIGGQFVAHPPGWPDNPVPSDDFIDYDVTITAPDHPIVNGIDSFRLLSEQYYMLVDPNNDVLATTTFSGDHLWWIEGATIPVVWTRRWDQGRVFYCSIGHTLDDLKVRQVTEIVRRGLIWAARQ, encoded by the coding sequence ATGAAAAAGGCAGCTTTATTCGCTGGTGGCTGGGAAGGACATGATCCAACCGCATTCGCCGATTGGTGTGCAAATTTACTGCGCGTCGAGGGGTTCGAAGTCGATGTTTACAACACTCTCACGCCTTTGGCTGATCCTGACACCCTATCAGACGTCGATCTGATCGTACCAATTTGGTCGTCCGCGCGATCTGGCCATAAGATCGAATTCGGCAATATGACCAAACCCGAAGAAGACGGGCTTCTCAAGCTGGTCGCGGCTGGCTGCGGTATCGGCGGGTGGCACGGGCATATGGGGGACGCATTTCGCGACCGCCCGACATATCATTTCCTGATCGGCGGGCAGTTCGTCGCCCATCCCCCCGGCTGGCCCGATAACCCCGTTCCGTCAGATGACTTCATCGACTATGACGTCACAATCACCGCACCGGATCATCCCATCGTCAACGGCATCGACAGTTTCCGCCTGCTATCTGAGCAATATTACATGCTGGTTGATCCAAACAACGATGTCCTTGCCACGACAACTTTTTCTGGCGATCACCTCTGGTGGATCGAAGGCGCGACCATCCCTGTCGTCTGGACGCGGCGTTGGGATCAGGGGCGTGTCTTTTATTGCTCGATCGGGCATACTCTGGATGATCTCAAGGTACGGCAAGTCACCGAAATCGTGCGCCGTGGACTGATCTGGGCCGCAAGACAGTAA